Proteins from a genomic interval of Aspergillus flavus chromosome 7, complete sequence:
- a CDS encoding HEAT repeat protein has protein sequence MEYSRQEAFRKLREPCVELSSVGLRYRGHQSSANDVFRALKPVQSVLKELSNKGSLDEKLAEYAFFPLSHIFNETQRISANCLELAVDCLRILIADGWRQRISPQMGKQLMILLTLITGGPPSKANSNQKTQSKPAELSIAGFDCLSAIFDVMEGPVAQKTIYNEIGTATVVDQTVYVLLEGILDSTSDDLCISAAKALQALYYRITDRVVLASIMPRTVSTLTKVIKPTTQVRRSYKLLSACIKALTHMLKVVLNDRVASVAPEKPAQSQEGGDGLVLDESWLTATATQIKLALANVIQVRRHDRPEVQASLLELCSMVVEDCRSTLQESLPLVVETMVVLSETGDDESPNNAYTILMHLATAYVEVLDSLKNSLHAWITSFPRTMQSNDETSKQWALKQISTAFQILSQIQSGSDILTTGLASGLCDSVSAAINNSNNALQPLNPETSGSQSLEVLHHGNQSRSFPPVLLEHRSQQQTLKDLQSMILRLNRSESGSDITRLIINRVHQETGNSMVAPLWLALECLKGGAQLTSLDEFISSDFIEPSSLFSTRANMIEELYYISLPVLSESLPDESKDWRISALALEVVALQSQQLHEAFRPELMDALYPVLQLLSSSNPNIQRHAMVCLNILTEVCNYESTSTMIIENVDYLVNSVALKLNTFDVSPYPPQVLFMMVKLCGARLIPYLDDLVDSIFGILDMYHGYPKLVEMMFKTLAAIVEEGTKSPSFLAIGDGTDSERAGHRKKQYKRLQISTLAEDLANRKAKRAKHLDDFPEADEHISHPERPWTTKPDKPAEPEEDIGTLLNKGIEESDEPLPAPREPEDQEKPVSKSHNLLLHIIKSIPSHLSSPSPYLRRSLLSILIQVSPILSEHENSFLPIINDVWPSVAARISLPSSLKSSSSSTALMAREDSNNGSKNRPDDEFNFKEEIYVTTTACQAIESMCKSTGDFMATRIETEFPRWERLYRRVWETVRQDAEKAIQRRAKSQTTEKNTDILLSLSLGLSQSLSLNIAGGPSGARAFTPHHSLWRALLSLFMTLLTHVRLPLSMGDQICEFLAAWIARFAGPDYYSFRSSSKQEIPSSLRSEIDTVNNAIEAMETWNVDLTWFIFQQQKAQVRNITPQRKTHSSPLMSEINEDPLQTWSSPGNKLKFAELVF, from the exons ATGGAGTACTCACGGCAAGAAGCCTTTAGAAAA CTTCGGGAACCTTGTGTTGAGCTCAGCTCGGTCGGTCTTAGATACCGTGGCCATCAGTCATCCGCAAACGATGTTTTCCGAGCTCTCAAACCAGTGCAGAGTGTCCTGAAGGAACTCTCAAATAAAGGTTCATTGGACGAAAAGCTAGCGGAATATGCATTCTTTCCGCTGTCTCACATATTCAATGAGACCCAGAGAATTTCTGCTAATTGCTTGGAATTGGCTGTCGACTGCTTGCGAATATTGATTGCTGACGGATGGCGACAACGCATATCCCCGCAAATGGGCAAGCAGCTCATGATATTGCTTACGTTGATTACTGGAGGCCCTCCAAGTAAAGCCAATAGTAACCAGAAAACACAATCCAAACCAGCGGAACTGTCTATCGCTGGTTTTGACTGCCTTTCAGCCATCTTTGATGTCATGGAGGGGCCTGTAGCGCAAAAGACGATCTATAACGAAATCGGCACAGCGACTGTTGTTGACCAGACTGTGTATGTCTTGCTTGAAGGGATTTTAGACAGTACCTCGGATGACCTTTGCATTTCTGCCGCAAAAGCTCTTCAAGCTCTATACTATCGAATTACTGATCGGGTAGTCCTGGCTAGCATAATGCCACGGACGGTCTCGACGCTGACTAAAGTCATCAAGCCTACAACTCAAGTACGACGCTCTTACAAGCTGCTTTCTGCTTGCATTAAGGCCCTTACACACATGCTTAAAGTTGTCCTTAATGACAGAGTAGCGAGTGTTGCACCAGAGAAGCCTGCCCAGTCTCAGGAAGGCGGTGATGGTCTTGTGCTTGATGAATCCTGGCTGACGGCTACAGCTACGCAAATTAAGCTTGCGCTTGCAAATGTTATTCAGGTTAGGCGACATGACCGGCCTGAAGTACAAGCTTCTCTATTAGAACTATGCTCAATGGTCGTGGAAGATTGCCGAAGCACGCTGCAAGAGTCGCTCCCCCTAGTGGTTGAGACTATGGTCGTGCTATCTGAAACTGGAGATGACGAATCACCCAACAATGCATACACAATCCTTATGCATCTTGCTACCGCTTATGTTGAGGTACTGGATTCCCTTAAGAACTCTCTGCATGCTTGGATCACCTCTTTCCCAAGAACGATGCAAAGCAATGATGAAACATCAAAGCAGTGGGCACTTAAACAAATATCTACTGCCTTTCAGATATTGTCCCAGATCCAATCTGGGTCCGACATACTCACTACTGGACTTGCATCAGGATTATGTGACAGCGTTTCTGCAGCTATTAACAATTCAAATAATGCTCTTCAGCCTCTGAACCCTGAAACATCAGGCAGCCAATCATTAGAAGTGCTTCACCATGGAAATCAGTCACGATCTTTCCCACCAGTTCTTCTGGAACACCGCAGTCAACAACAAACCCTCAAAGATCTCCAGTCCATGATTCTCAGGCTTAACAGGTCTGAATCTGGAAGTGATATCACACGCCTAATTATTAACCGGGTTCATCAAGAAACAGGAAATTCCATGGTTGCACCTTTATGGTTGGCGTTAGAATGCCTCAAAGGCGGTGCCCAGCTCACTAGTCTTGATGAATTCATTTCATCTGACTTTATCGAACCATCATCCTTGTTTTCTACGAGAGCTAATATGATCGAAGAACTTTATTACATCTCACTCCCTGTACTAAGCGAATCATTGCCTGATGAATCAAAAGACTGGCGGATTTCGGCTCTCGCTCTAGAGGTAGTCGCACTTCAGTCCCAACAGCTTCACGAAGCATTTCGACCAGAATTGATGGACGCATTATACCCAGTTCTCCAACTCCTATCATCGTCCAACCCGAATATTCAGAGGCATGCTATGGTCTGTCTAAATATACTAACGGAAGTCTGTAATTATGAGAGTACGAGCACGATGATTATTGAGAACGTCGACTACCTTGTGAACTCGGTGGCGTTGAAGCTAAACACGTTCGACGTCTCACCATATCCGCCCCAAGTGTTGTTTATGATGGTTAAGCTATGCGGTGCGCGGTTAATTCCATATCTCGACGATCTGGTCGATTCAATCTTTGGGATATTGGATATGTATCATGGGTATCCAAAACTCGTTGAGATGATGTTCAAAACCTTGGCTGCCATTGTTGAGGAAGGGACAAAGAGTCCGTCATTCCTGGCAATAGGCGATGGAACGGATAGCGAACGTGCGGGACATCGCAAGAAACAGTACAAGAGGTTACAGATCTCTACTCTTGCTGAGGATCTAGCAAACCGGAAAGCGAAACGTGCTAAGCATCTGGACGACTTTCCTGAAGCTGACGAGCACATCTCACACCCAGAACGGCCGTGGACCACAAAGCCTGATAAACCCGCCGAGCCAGAAGAGGATATCGGGACGCTTCTGAACAAGGGAATAGAAGAATCAGACGAACCACTACCCGCACCGCGCGAACccgaagaccaagaaaagccCGTGAGCAAATCACATAACCTATTGCTACATATCATCAAGTCGATCCCTTCacatctttcttctccatcaccCTACCTTCGCCGGTCCTTGCTCTCTATCCTAATCCAGGTATCTCCAATCCTCTCGGAACACGAAAACAGCTTCTTGCCCATCATCAACGACGTGTGGCCATCAGTAGCCGCAAGGATCAGCCTTCCCTCATCCCTCAAGAGCAGCTCCTCGTCAACAGCTCTCATGGCAAGAGAAGACTCAAACAACGGCTCCAAGAACCGACCAGACGACGAATTCAActtcaaagaagaaatctaCGTAACCACAACAGCCTGCCAAGCCATAGAAAGTATGTGCAAGAGCACCGGTGACTTCATGGCCACCAGAATCGAAACCGAATTCCCCAGATGGGAACGTCTCTACCGTCGCGTATGGGAAACCGTGCGACAAGACGCCGAAAAGGCCATCCAGCGGCGAGCCAAGAGCCAAACCACCGAGAAAAACACCGATATACTTCTTTCCTTATCGCTGGGTCTCTCGCAATCACTGTCTCTCAATATAGCAGGGGGGCCCTCAGGCGCACGCGCATTCACACCTCACCATAGTCTCTGGCGAGCTCTCCTCTCCCTATTCATGACTCTCCTCACACATGTCCGTTTACCTTTGTCTATGGGTGACCAGATCTGCGAATTCCTTGCGGCGTGGATAGCTCGGTTTGCGGGCCCAGATTATTATTCTTTCCGTTCGTCTTCCAAGCAGGAAATCCCATCTTCTCTACGCTCGGAAATCGACACTGTTAATAATGCTATTGAGGCAATGGAAACCTGGAACGTCGATTTGACTTGGTTCATCTTTCAGCAGCAAAAGGCGCAAGTGCGAAATATCACGCCTCAAAGGAAGACACACAGTTCTCCATTGATGAGTGAAATCAATGAAGACCCCTTACAGACGTGGTCATCACCTGGAAATAAACTGAAGTTTGCGGAGTTGGTGTTTTGA